The following proteins are co-located in the Anomalospiza imberbis isolate Cuckoo-Finch-1a 21T00152 chromosome Z, ASM3175350v1, whole genome shotgun sequence genome:
- the F2R gene encoding proteinase-activated receptor 1 isoform X2 gives MRFSSSPEADLIPVDGDTENDLEVGSGATNQTASFLHEQRMMSVQTARYLTSPWLTRFVPSVYTLVLVLSLPLNITAILVFLKKMKIEKPAVIYMLNLALADVLFVSVLPFKIVYHFSGNDWVFGPLMCRFITAAFFCNMYCSIMLMTSISFDRFLAVVYPMQSLGWRTLTRASLVCFVIWLVAIIGVIPFLLREQTMEIPRLNITTCHDVLRESELHGYYLHVFSVFSSVFFIVPFIISTVCYVCIIRCLSSSTIVAKQNKKTRALLLCVAVFSVFVVCFGPTNVLLLIHYIHFSYDNSLEYLYFAYLLCVSISSISCCIDPFIYYYASSQYQRQFFSLFNCKKSFDPNSSNSSGQLMSTTSTRRATLTTNVNNSVYRKLLAMH, from the coding sequence ATGCGTTTTTCTTCCAGTCCGGAGGCTGATCTTATTCCTGTTGATGGTGATACAGAAAATGACTTGGAAGTTGGATCAGGAGCCACCAATCAGACTGCATCATTCCTACATGAACAACGAATGATGTCAGTTCAAACGGCAAGATACCTCACTAGTCCGTGGCTGACTCGTTTTGTTCCTTCAGTTTACACGCTAGTGCTTGTGCTGAGTCTGCCTCTGAACATTACAGCAATACTCGTGTTtctgaaaaagatgaaaattgaAAAGCCAGCTGTAATATACATGCTGAATTTGGCCCTTGCAGATGTTCTCTTTGTAAGTGTGCTTCCATTTAAGATTGTTTATCACTTTTCTGGAAATGACTGGGTTTTTGGGCCTCTGATGTGTCGTTTCATCACTGCTGCCTTCTTCTGCAACATGTACTGCTCAATAATGCTTATGACGAGCATAAGCTTTGATCGCTTCTTAGCAGTGGTGTACCCCATGCAGTCCCTGGGGTGGCGTACACTAACTCGTGCCTCTCTGGTTTGTTTCGTCATATGGCTTGTAGCAATAATAGGGGTTATACCTTTTCTCCTACGAGAGCAAACAATGGAAATACCCAGGTTAAATATAACTACGTGCCATGATGTGCTGAGAGAATCCGAACTTCACGGCTATTACCTCCACGTCTTCTCTGTCTTCTCTTCTGTGTTTTTCATAGTACCGTTTATAATTTCTACTGTCTGTTATGTGTGTATCATTCGTTGTCTTAGTTCTTCCACCATTgttgcaaagcaaaacaagaagaCACGTGCCTTGCTCTTGTGTGTggctgttttttctgttttcgTTGTTTGCTTTGGACCAACAAATGTTCTCCTCTTAATTCATTATATCCATTTTTCATATGACAACAGCTTAGAGTATCTCTACTTTGCCTATCTACTCTGTGTTTCTATCAGCAGCATTAGCTGCTGCATCGACCCCTTTATTTACTACTATGCTTCTTCTCAGTATCAGAGACAATTTTTCAGTCTCTTCAATTGTAAAAAGAGTTTTGATCCCAACAGTAGCAACAGCAGTGGCCAGTTGATGTCTACCACTAGTACTAGAAGGGCTACGTTGACAACTAATGTGAATAACAGTGTCTACAGGAAATTGCTAGCAATGCATTGA
- the F2R gene encoding proteinase-activated receptor 1 isoform X1 yields the protein MRPRALLCALALLCCPLPGFPNNSSIPHIRSFSMRFSSSPEADLIPVDGDTENDLEVGSGATNQTASFLHEQRMMSVQTARYLTSPWLTRFVPSVYTLVLVLSLPLNITAILVFLKKMKIEKPAVIYMLNLALADVLFVSVLPFKIVYHFSGNDWVFGPLMCRFITAAFFCNMYCSIMLMTSISFDRFLAVVYPMQSLGWRTLTRASLVCFVIWLVAIIGVIPFLLREQTMEIPRLNITTCHDVLRESELHGYYLHVFSVFSSVFFIVPFIISTVCYVCIIRCLSSSTIVAKQNKKTRALLLCVAVFSVFVVCFGPTNVLLLIHYIHFSYDNSLEYLYFAYLLCVSISSISCCIDPFIYYYASSQYQRQFFSLFNCKKSFDPNSSNSSGQLMSTTSTRRATLTTNVNNSVYRKLLAMH from the exons ATGCGGCCCCGGGCGCTGCTGTGCGCCCTGGCGCTGCTCTGCTGCCCGCTGCCAG GTTTTCCAAATAACAGCAGCATACCACACATCAGAAGTTTTTCCATGCGTTTTTCTTCCAGTCCGGAGGCTGATCTTATTCCTGTTGATGGTGATACAGAAAATGACTTGGAAGTTGGATCAGGAGCCACCAATCAGACTGCATCATTCCTACATGAACAACGAATGATGTCAGTTCAAACGGCAAGATACCTCACTAGTCCGTGGCTGACTCGTTTTGTTCCTTCAGTTTACACGCTAGTGCTTGTGCTGAGTCTGCCTCTGAACATTACAGCAATACTCGTGTTtctgaaaaagatgaaaattgaAAAGCCAGCTGTAATATACATGCTGAATTTGGCCCTTGCAGATGTTCTCTTTGTAAGTGTGCTTCCATTTAAGATTGTTTATCACTTTTCTGGAAATGACTGGGTTTTTGGGCCTCTGATGTGTCGTTTCATCACTGCTGCCTTCTTCTGCAACATGTACTGCTCAATAATGCTTATGACGAGCATAAGCTTTGATCGCTTCTTAGCAGTGGTGTACCCCATGCAGTCCCTGGGGTGGCGTACACTAACTCGTGCCTCTCTGGTTTGTTTCGTCATATGGCTTGTAGCAATAATAGGGGTTATACCTTTTCTCCTACGAGAGCAAACAATGGAAATACCCAGGTTAAATATAACTACGTGCCATGATGTGCTGAGAGAATCCGAACTTCACGGCTATTACCTCCACGTCTTCTCTGTCTTCTCTTCTGTGTTTTTCATAGTACCGTTTATAATTTCTACTGTCTGTTATGTGTGTATCATTCGTTGTCTTAGTTCTTCCACCATTgttgcaaagcaaaacaagaagaCACGTGCCTTGCTCTTGTGTGTggctgttttttctgttttcgTTGTTTGCTTTGGACCAACAAATGTTCTCCTCTTAATTCATTATATCCATTTTTCATATGACAACAGCTTAGAGTATCTCTACTTTGCCTATCTACTCTGTGTTTCTATCAGCAGCATTAGCTGCTGCATCGACCCCTTTATTTACTACTATGCTTCTTCTCAGTATCAGAGACAATTTTTCAGTCTCTTCAATTGTAAAAAGAGTTTTGATCCCAACAGTAGCAACAGCAGTGGCCAGTTGATGTCTACCACTAGTACTAGAAGGGCTACGTTGACAACTAATGTGAATAACAGTGTCTACAGGAAATTGCTAGCAATGCATTGA